One region of Nycticebus coucang isolate mNycCou1 chromosome 10, mNycCou1.pri, whole genome shotgun sequence genomic DNA includes:
- the LOC128596737 gene encoding ras-related protein Rap-2a-like, whose amino-acid sequence MIKTPKHIPLSALKNTYRRGGTMREYKVVVLGSGGVGKSALTVQFVTGTFIEKYDPTIEDFYRKEIKVDSSPSVLEILDTRGTEQFASMRHLYIKNGQGFILVYSLVNQQSFQDIKPMRDQIIRVKWYEKVPVILVGNKVDLESEREVSSKEGRALAEEWGCPFMETSAKSKTIVDELFAEIVRQMNYAAQPDKDDPCCSACNIQ is encoded by the coding sequence ATgataaaaacaccaaaacacaTACCGTTGAGTGCTTTAAAGAATACATATCGCCGTGGAGGGACGATGCGGGAGTACAAAGTGGTGGTGCTGGGCTCGGGCGGGGTAGGCAAATCCGCCCTGACCGTGCAGTTCGTGACCGGCACCTTCATCGAGAAATACGACCCCACCATCGAGGACTTCTACCGCAAGGAGATCAAGGTGGACTCGTCGCCGTCGGTGCTGGAGATCCTGGACACCCGGGGCACCGAGCAGTTCGCGTCCATGCGGCACCTGTATATCAAGAACGGCCAGGGCTTCATCCTCGTCTACAGCCTCGTCAATCAGCAGAGCTTCCAGGACATCAAGCCCATGCGGGACCAGATCATCCGAGTGAAGTGGTATGAAAAAGTGCCAGTCATCTTGGTTGGGAACAAAGTGGACCTggaaagtgagagagaagtgTCGTCTAAAGAAGGCAGAGCCCTTGCTGAAGAGTGGGGCTGCCCCTTTATGGAGACTTCTGCTAAGAGTAAAACAATTGTGGACGAACTCTTTGCAGAAATTGTGAGGCAGATGAACTATGCTGCTCAGCCTGATAAAGATGATCCATGCTGTTCTGCATGTAACATACAATAG